From Streptomyces qinzhouensis, one genomic window encodes:
- a CDS encoding NAD(P)H-hydrate dehydratase: protein MRTAHTVDTVRRAEAELMARLPEGTLMQRAAAGLTAACAELLRSGSGSGGGRVYGSRVVVLAGSGDNGGDALYAGARLARRGAGVTAVLLAADRAHPGGLAALRAAGGRVADDPFDALDTADLVLDGITGIGGHGGLRPDAVPIARAARGSRAVVVAVDLPSGIEADSGEVPGEALRADLTVVFGTEKPGLLAGPAREYAGTVRLVDIGLGGILPSVPALEALQHLDVAQLLPEPGAASDKYRRGVVGIVAGSARYPGAAVLAVAGALRGGAGAVRYVGHATDAVIARFPEALVHAGPPGKAGRVQSWIVGPGLGDDLDAVAEVLAAPVPVLVDADGLRRLAAEPALLRDRAAPTLLTPHAGEAAALLDTTREEVEAAQLAAVRELATRYGATTLLKGATTLVADPDPRTPVRSNTMGTPWLATAGSGDVLAGLAGSLLAGGLSARDAGSAAAYLHGLAARRAAADGVPVTSYEVADALGRAWRDVRETGGS from the coding sequence ATGCGTACCGCCCACACCGTGGACACCGTCCGCCGCGCCGAGGCCGAGCTGATGGCCCGGCTGCCCGAAGGCACGCTGATGCAGCGCGCCGCCGCCGGACTCACCGCCGCCTGCGCCGAACTCCTGCGAAGCGGCAGCGGCAGCGGCGGCGGCCGGGTGTACGGATCACGGGTCGTCGTCCTCGCGGGCAGCGGCGACAACGGCGGCGACGCCCTCTACGCGGGCGCCCGCCTGGCCCGCCGGGGCGCGGGCGTCACCGCCGTACTCCTCGCCGCCGACCGGGCGCACCCGGGCGGGCTCGCCGCGCTGCGGGCCGCGGGCGGCCGGGTGGCGGACGACCCCTTCGACGCGCTCGACACCGCCGATCTGGTCCTCGACGGCATCACCGGCATCGGCGGCCACGGCGGACTGCGGCCCGACGCCGTACCGATCGCCCGTGCCGCCCGCGGCTCCCGCGCGGTCGTCGTCGCCGTCGACCTGCCCAGCGGTATCGAGGCCGACAGCGGCGAGGTGCCCGGCGAGGCGCTCCGCGCGGATCTCACGGTCGTCTTCGGTACGGAGAAACCGGGCCTGCTGGCCGGACCGGCGCGCGAATACGCGGGCACGGTACGGCTCGTGGACATCGGCCTCGGCGGAATCCTGCCGTCCGTGCCCGCGCTGGAGGCGCTCCAGCACCTGGATGTGGCGCAACTGCTGCCCGAACCCGGCGCGGCCAGCGACAAGTACCGCCGCGGGGTGGTGGGGATCGTCGCGGGCTCGGCCCGCTACCCCGGCGCGGCCGTCCTCGCCGTCGCGGGCGCGCTGCGCGGCGGCGCCGGAGCGGTGCGGTACGTGGGCCACGCGACCGACGCCGTCATCGCCCGCTTCCCGGAGGCCCTGGTCCACGCGGGCCCGCCGGGGAAGGCCGGCCGGGTCCAGTCGTGGATCGTGGGGCCCGGTCTGGGTGACGACCTCGACGCGGTCGCCGAGGTGCTCGCGGCGCCCGTCCCGGTCCTGGTCGACGCGGACGGACTGCGCCGCCTCGCCGCCGAACCCGCCCTGCTGCGCGACCGTGCCGCCCCGACCCTGCTGACCCCGCACGCGGGCGAGGCCGCCGCGCTCCTGGACACCACCCGCGAGGAGGTGGAGGCCGCCCAACTCGCCGCCGTCCGTGAACTCGCGACCCGTTACGGCGCCACCACCCTGCTGAAGGGGGCGACGACCCTGGTCGCCGACCCCGATCCCCGTACCCCGGTCCGGTCCAACACCATGGGCACGCCCTGGCTCGCGACCGCGGGCAGCGGCGACGTCCTCGCCGGTCTCGCGGGTTCCCTGCTGGCGGGCGGCCTGTCCGCCCGCGACGCGGGCTCCGCCGCCGCGTACCTCCACGGCCTCGCGGCACGCCGTGCGGCGGCCGACGGCGTCCCCGTGACGTCGTACGAGGTCGCGGACGCACTGGGCCGCGCCTGGCGGGACGTCCGGGAGACGGGCGGATCGTAG
- a CDS encoding alpha/beta fold hydrolase, whose amino-acid sequence MTETSTGDALAGAAAAVSAAADAATGTGTATWRRAGVAGIAIGVIAAGAAAGVAVERLTVGRGVRKKARLALDATGPYGALRGTPGKAVADDGTLLYYEVDDIDPGAAAPRRRRLFGRRAPAPVTVVFSHGYCLNQDSWHFQRAALRGLVRTVYWDQRSHGRSARGVAQQGPERVPVSIDRLGRDLKAVLDAAAPEGPVVLVGHSMGGMTVMALGAQYPEYVRERVAGVSFVGTSSGRLGEVDYGLPVAGVAAVRRILPGVLRALGSQAELVERGRRATADLFAGLIKRYSFSSRDVDPAVARFAERMIESTPIDVVAEFYPAFDEHDKAERLGVFAGLPVLVLAGDRDLVTPSAHSEIIADRLPDAELVIVPDAGHLVMLEHPEAVTDRLAELLARAGAVPAAANVGPHGSTAQPG is encoded by the coding sequence GTGACCGAGACCAGCACGGGGGACGCCCTCGCCGGAGCGGCGGCCGCGGTCTCCGCCGCCGCGGACGCCGCGACCGGCACCGGCACGGCTACCTGGCGCCGCGCCGGGGTCGCGGGCATCGCGATAGGCGTGATCGCCGCGGGCGCGGCGGCGGGCGTCGCCGTCGAACGACTCACCGTCGGCCGGGGCGTACGGAAGAAGGCACGGCTGGCCCTCGACGCGACCGGCCCGTACGGAGCCCTGCGCGGCACCCCGGGCAAGGCGGTCGCCGACGACGGCACCCTGCTCTACTACGAGGTCGACGACATCGACCCGGGAGCCGCCGCACCCCGCCGCCGCAGGCTCTTCGGCCGCCGCGCCCCCGCGCCCGTCACCGTCGTCTTCAGCCACGGCTACTGCCTCAACCAGGACTCCTGGCACTTCCAGCGCGCCGCGCTGCGCGGACTGGTCCGGACCGTCTACTGGGACCAGCGCAGCCACGGCCGCTCCGCGCGCGGCGTCGCCCAGCAGGGCCCGGAGCGGGTACCGGTCTCCATCGACCGGCTCGGCCGCGATCTGAAGGCCGTACTCGACGCCGCGGCACCGGAGGGGCCCGTGGTGCTGGTGGGGCACTCGATGGGCGGTATGACGGTGATGGCGCTGGGTGCGCAGTATCCGGAGTACGTCCGCGAGCGCGTCGCGGGCGTGTCCTTCGTCGGCACCTCCAGCGGCCGGCTGGGCGAGGTCGACTACGGGCTCCCGGTCGCGGGCGTCGCCGCGGTCCGGCGGATCCTGCCCGGGGTGCTGCGGGCGCTCGGCTCCCAGGCGGAGCTGGTGGAGCGCGGCCGCCGGGCCACGGCCGACCTCTTCGCCGGGCTGATCAAGCGCTACTCGTTCTCCTCACGGGACGTCGACCCCGCCGTCGCGCGCTTCGCCGAGCGGATGATCGAGTCGACTCCGATCGATGTGGTCGCCGAGTTCTATCCGGCCTTCGACGAACACGACAAGGCGGAGCGGCTCGGAGTCTTCGCGGGCCTGCCGGTGCTCGTTCTGGCCGGGGACCGGGACCTGGTCACGCCCAGCGCGCACAGCGAGATCATCGCCGACCGGCTCCCGGACGCCGAACTGGTGATCGTTCCGGACGCCGGTCATCTGGTGATGCTGGAGCATCCGGAGGCGGTCACGGACCGGCTGGCGGAGCTGCTCGCCCGGGCCGGGGCGGTACCGGCAGCGGCTAACGTTGGCCCGCATGGAAGCACCGCACAACCCGGCTGA
- the alr gene encoding alanine racemase, with amino-acid sequence MNTTPTSTDTPHGLSSRARAEIDLHALRANVATLRARTGGAALMAVVKSDGYGHGALPCAKAALEAGATWVATATPEEALALRAQGVEAPLMCWLWTPGGPWREGVEAGLDMSVSGMWALAEVTAAAREAGRPARIQLKADTGLGRNGCQPADWTELVAAARAAEAEGTVRITGVWSHFARADEPGHPSVQRQLDTFGDMLAHAEREGVDPEVRHIANSPATLTLPASHYDLVRTGIAMYGISPSPEVGTHQELGLRPVMTLSANVALVKGVPAGHGVSYGHTYVTAEETTLALIPVGYADGIPRHASGRGPVLIGGERHTIAGRVAMDQFVVDLGSRKIQEGAEAVLFGPGDHGEPTAEDWARAADTIAYEIVTRIGKRVPRVHLGATDGDGPV; translated from the coding sequence ATGAACACCACGCCGACCTCCACAGACACCCCGCACGGCCTCTCCTCCCGGGCCCGGGCCGAGATCGACCTCCACGCGCTGCGCGCCAATGTGGCGACTCTGCGTGCCCGGACCGGCGGCGCCGCGCTGATGGCCGTGGTGAAGTCGGACGGCTACGGGCACGGCGCCCTGCCCTGTGCGAAGGCCGCACTGGAGGCGGGCGCGACCTGGGTCGCCACCGCCACGCCCGAGGAGGCCCTCGCCCTGCGCGCCCAGGGCGTGGAAGCGCCGCTGATGTGCTGGCTGTGGACGCCCGGCGGGCCCTGGCGCGAGGGCGTCGAGGCCGGTCTTGACATGTCCGTGAGCGGGATGTGGGCGCTGGCCGAGGTGACCGCCGCCGCCCGGGAGGCCGGCCGGCCCGCCCGGATCCAGCTCAAGGCCGATACGGGCCTGGGCCGTAACGGCTGCCAGCCCGCGGACTGGACCGAACTGGTCGCCGCCGCCCGGGCCGCCGAGGCCGAGGGAACCGTCCGGATCACCGGCGTCTGGTCCCACTTCGCCCGCGCCGACGAGCCCGGCCACCCCTCCGTACAGCGGCAGCTCGACACCTTCGGGGACATGCTGGCCCACGCGGAGCGCGAGGGCGTCGACCCCGAGGTCCGCCATATCGCCAACTCCCCGGCCACCCTCACCCTCCCCGCGTCCCACTACGACCTGGTCCGCACCGGCATCGCCATGTACGGCATCTCGCCGTCTCCCGAGGTCGGCACCCACCAGGAGCTGGGCCTGCGGCCCGTCATGACCCTCTCCGCGAACGTCGCCCTGGTGAAGGGCGTGCCCGCCGGACACGGCGTCAGCTACGGCCACACCTATGTCACCGCGGAGGAGACCACCCTCGCGCTGATCCCCGTCGGATACGCCGACGGCATCCCGCGCCACGCGTCCGGCCGCGGCCCCGTCCTCATCGGCGGCGAGCGCCACACGATCGCCGGCCGGGTCGCCATGGACCAGTTCGTGGTCGACCTCGGCAGCCGCAAGATCCAGGAGGGCGCGGAGGCCGTGCTCTTCGGGCCGGGGGACCACGGCGAGCCGACCGCCGAGGACTGGGCGCGGGCCGCGGACACCATCGCGTACGAGATCGTCACCCGGATCGGGAAGCGGGTACCCCGCGTCCACCTCGGCGCCACCGACGGGGACGGGCCCGTATAA